The following are encoded together in the Triticum dicoccoides isolate Atlit2015 ecotype Zavitan chromosome 6B, WEW_v2.0, whole genome shotgun sequence genome:
- the LOC119323616 gene encoding leucine-rich repeat receptor-like protein FASCIATED EAR2, with amino-acid sequence MPATPLVLALLLLLLAAGPLPVAPASIDRAALLAFRASLSPPSRAALSSWHGPLSASWLGVSLHPPAVAAPPSVAALALQGLNLSGPLPAPSLALLRRLRELDLSANVLSGELACSLPRSLVDLDLSRNALSGAIPTCLPASLPALRTLNLSSNSLGFPLSPWFSFSSRLVALDFSSNALSGAVPPRIVADPDASSLLLLDLSHNRFSGEIPAGITAIRSLQGLFLADNQLSGEIPAGIGNLTYLQALDLSHNRLSGLVPAGLAGCFQLLYLRLGGNQLSGALRPELDALDSLKVLDLSNNRISGEIPLPLAGCRSLEVVILSGNEITGELSGAVAKWQSLRSLSLADNQLSGQLPDWMFSFPVLQWLDLSGNRFEGFIPDGGFNASSVLNGAGGAQGIPSRRGMISPQLFVSASVDSTGQQLELGYDLRVAPGIDLSTNLLHGEIPEGLVAMKGLEYLNLSCNYLAGQIPAGLGGMGRLRTLDFSHNGLSGEVPPVIAAMTELEALNLSYNSLSGTLPTTDGLRKFPGALAGNPGICGGEGCTMDATMPEGKISGNNRHGWLSDWHGENGWVSLGAFSISTMTSFFVSLATLLCSPKARNFVFRPVRIEY; translated from the coding sequence ATGCCGGCCACCCCTCTCGTCCTCGCCCTCTTGCTTCTGCTCCTCGCCGCCGGGCCGCTCCCCGTGGCCCCCGCCTCCATCGACCGCGCTGCGCTACTCGCCTTCCGGGCGTCCCTCTCCCCGCCCTCCCGCGCGGCGCTCTCGTCCTGGCACGGCCCGCTCTCCGCGTCCTGGCTCGGGGTCTCGCTCCACCCACCCGCCGTGGCCGCTCCGCCCTCCGTCGCGGCGCTCGCGCTCCAGGGCCTCAACCTCTCCGGGCCGCTCCCGGCCCCTTCGCTCGCGCTCCTACGCCGCCTCCGAGAGCTCGACCTCTCCGCCAACGTGCTCTCCGGCGAGCTCGCCTGCTCCCTACCGCGCTCGCTTGTCGACCTCGACCTCTCCCGCAACGCGCTCTCGGGTGCCATCCCCACCTGCCTCCCTGCCTCGCTCCCGGCCCTCCGCACCCTCAATCTCTCGTCCAACTCTCTCGGGTTCCCACTTTCCCCGTGGTTCTCCTTCTCCTCGCGCCTCGTTGCCCTCGATTTCTCCAGCAACGCCCTCTCTGGCGCCGTCCCGCCGCGTATCGTCGCCGACCCCGACGcatccagcctcctcctcctcgacctctcCCACAACCGCTTCTCCGGCGAGATCCCTGCGGGGATAACCGCTATACGGAGCCTGCAGGGCCTGTTCCTTGCGGACAATCAGCTGTCCGGGGAGATCCCAGCCGGGATTGGGAACCTGACCTACTTGCAGGCGCTGGATTTGTCACATAACCGGCTGTCCGGTCTAGTGCCTGCGGGGCTTGCCGGCTGCTTCCAGCTTCTGTACCTCCGTCTCGGGGGGAATCAGCTCTCTGGGGCGCTGCGGCCGGAGCTTGATGCACTTGATAGTCTGAAGGTTCTAGATTTGTCGAACAACCGGATATCTGGTGAGATTCCGCTGCCGCTGGCTGGCTGCCGGTCTCTTGAGGTGGTGATCTTGTCGGGAAATGAGATCACTGGGGAGCTCAGTGGGGCTGTGGCGAAATGGCAGAGCCTGAGGTCCCTGTCGCTGGCTGATAATCAGCTCTCCGGCCAGCTACCAGATTGGATGTTCTCATTCCCGGTTCTCCAGTGGCTTGATTTGTCTGGCAATAGGTTTGAGGGTTTCATCCCTGATGGTGGTTTCAATGCAAGTTCAGTGCTTAATGGCGCAGGTGGTGCTCAGGGCATTCCATCCCGCCGTGGTATGATTTCACCTCAATTGTTTGTGTCAGCATCTGTAGATTCCACAGGTCAGCAGCTTGAGCTTGGTTATGATCTTCGGGTAGCTCCTGGTATAGATCTATCAACGAATTTGCTCCATGGAGAGATACCTGAAGGGTTGGTTGCAATGAAGGGATTGGAGTACCTGAACCTCTCTTGCAATTACTTAGCTGGGCAGATCCCTGCAGGGCTTGGGGGGATGGGGAGGCTGCGGACGCTGGACTTCTCACATAATGGGCTGTCAGGGGAGGTGCCTCCTGTAATTGCTGCCATGACAGAGCTCGAGGCGCTTAACCTCTCTTACAATAGCCTATCTGGGACTTTGCCAACAACCGATGGGTTGCGGAAATTCCCAGGAGCGTTGGCAGGAAACCCTGGGATATGCGGTGGGGAAGGGTGCACTATGGATGCAACGATGCCAGAAGGGAAAATTTCAGGAAATAATCGTCATGgctggctcagtgac